ATGCGTAATATTTTAGAAATGCCAATTATCGATTTGAGTGCTATCTCAGAAAAAGTGATTTTAGTGGCGACAGACCTAACCCCTTCAGAAACCGCACAACTCAGCTTAGACAATGTATTAGGTTTTATCACTGACTTTAGGGGGTAGAACATCACACACCTCTATCATGGCGCGTTCATTAGAAATCCCTGCCATCGTGGGCACATCTAATGCTACACAAACCATTAAAAAAGACGATTATCTTGTTCTTGATGCAATTAATAACAAAATCATCATTAATCCATCCGACGAAGAACTCGAAGCATTAAAAAATTATCAAAGAAGAGTATCTACACGAAAAAGAAGAATTAGCCAAACTCAAAGATTTACCCGCCATTACACTTGATGGGCACCAAGTCGAAGTTTGCGCTAATATTGGTACAGTCCGTGATGTTGCCGGTGCCGAGCGTAACGGTGCTGAAGGCGTTGGTCTGTATCGTACTGAGTTTTTTATTTATGGATAGAGACTCTTTACCAACAGAAGATGAGCAATTCCAAGCCTATAAAGCGGTAGCAGAAGCAGTAGGTAGCCCAGCGGTTATTATTCGTACTATGGATATTGGTGGCGATAAAGACTTACCTTACATGAACCTACCCAAAGAAGAGAACCCATTCTTAGGTTGGCGTGCAATTCGTATTTGTCTTGACCGTAAAGAGATCCTTCATTCGCAATTACGTGCTATCTTAAGAGCATCTGCTTTTGGTAAACTACGCATTATGTTTCCAATGATTATCTCTGTTGAAGAGATCCGAGCATTGAAAGCAGAACTTGAAATATTGAAAAGCCAACTTCGTGAAGAAAACAAAGCTTTTGATGAGTCCATCGAAGTCGGTGTCATGGTAGAAACACCCGCGGCTGCCGTTATGGCTCGCCATATGGCAAAAGAAGTTGACTTTTTCAGTATTGGGACTAACGATCTAACACAATATACTCTGGCTGTAGACCGTGGAAATGAGCTGATATCTCATCTATATAATCCGATGTCACCTGCCGTACTTAACCTGATAAAACAGGTGATTGATGCATCACATGCTGAAGGTAAATGGACTGGAATGTGTGGTGAACTTGCTGGGGATGAGCGAGCAACGTTGCTACTTCTAGGCATGGGATTAGATGAGTTTAGTATGAGTGCTATATCAATTCCTCGCATCAAAAAAGTGATCCGCAATGCGAATTACGATGATGCAAGAGCACTAGCAGAGCAAGCACTTGCTCAGCCTACTGCAAAGGAATTAATGGACTTAGTAGAAACTTTTACTAAAGAAAAAACACTGTGCTAATCACATTAGCCAGAGCCCGGTCCCAACTAAAATAATTAGGAGAAGATTCATGGGTCTGTTTGATAAATTAAAATCACTGGTTTCAGAGGAAAAGAAAGGCAGTGGCACGATTGATATTGTTGCACCACTTTCAGGTGAAATTGTCAATATCGAAGATGTTCCTGATGTTGTTTTCGCTGAAAAAATCGTAGGTGACGGTATTGCTATCAAACCTGCTGGTAATAAAATTGTTGCACCAGTCGATGGTACTATCGGTAAAATTTTCGAGACTAACCATGCTTTCTCTATTGAGTCTGACAACGGTATCGAGTTATTTGTCCACTTCGGTATTGACACTGTTGAACTGAAAGGCGAAGGATTTAAACGTATCGCTGAAG
This genomic stretch from Proteus vulgaris harbors:
- the ptsI_2 gene encoding phosphoenolpyruvate-protein phosphotransferase, translated to MDKKTAEAAVQSVIEDQATALEALDDEYLKERAADVRDIGKRLMRNILEMPIIDLSAISEKVILVATDLTPSETAQLSLDNVLGFITDFRG
- the ptsI_3 gene encoding phosphoenolpyruvate-protein phosphotransferase, giving the protein MARSLEIPAIVGTSNATQTIKKDDYLVLDAINNKIIINPSDEELEALKNYQRRVSTRKRRISQTQRFTRHYT
- the ptsI_4 gene encoding phosphoenolpyruvate-protein phosphotransferase, translating into MDRDSLPTEDEQFQAYKAVAEAVGSPAVIIRTMDIGGDKDLPYMNLPKEENPFLGWRAIRICLDRKEILHSQLRAILRASAFGKLRIMFPMIISVEEIRALKAELEILKSQLREENKAFDESIEVGVMVETPAAAVMARHMAKEVDFFSIGTNDLTQYTLAVDRGNELISHLYNPMSPAVLNLIKQVIDASHAEGKWTGMCGELAGDERATLLLLGMGLDEFSMSAISIPRIKKVIRNANYDDARALAEQALAQPTAKELMDLVETFTKEKTLC
- the crr gene encoding glucose-specific PTS system component: MGLFDKLKSLVSEEKKGSGTIDIVAPLSGEIVNIEDVPDVVFAEKIVGDGIAIKPAGNKIVAPVDGTIGKIFETNHAFSIESDNGIELFVHFGIDTVELKGEGFKRIAEEGQQVKVGDTILEFDLAVLEEKAKSVLTPVVISNMDEIQGLTKMTGPVTVGETVIIQIKK